Proteins encoded in a region of the Isosphaeraceae bacterium EP7 genome:
- the argC gene encoding N-acetyl-gamma-glutamyl-phosphate reductase, producing the protein MSRPRIFIDGEAGTTGLQIRTRLEGRDDLQLVHIDPERRKDDAERKRILNDVDLAILCLPDDAARAAVALVDNPTTRILDASTAYRVHPDWTYGFPELSPGQADRIAASARVSNPGCYPTGALGLLRPLIDAGLVPTDFPVTIQAISGYSGGGRGMIEAYELTGPGASAAAHKMYALELSHKHVREIQAHAHLDFKPLFTPAVGRFRQGMLVQIPLHLRTLPGDVSGRAIHQALVAHYAGTHHVRVMPLDPRPVNDLEPEALNDTNDLELFVFENAAERQVLLVARLDNLGKGASGAAVQNLELMLGLEPRRA; encoded by the coding sequence GTGAGCCGGCCAAGGATCTTCATCGACGGCGAGGCGGGGACGACCGGCCTGCAAATTCGCACCCGGCTCGAAGGTCGCGACGACCTGCAACTCGTCCACATCGACCCCGAGCGCCGCAAGGATGACGCCGAGCGGAAGCGGATTCTCAACGACGTCGACCTGGCGATCCTCTGCCTGCCCGACGACGCGGCTCGCGCCGCCGTTGCGCTCGTCGACAACCCGACGACACGTATTCTTGACGCCAGCACGGCCTACCGCGTCCATCCCGACTGGACCTACGGGTTCCCCGAGCTTTCCCCCGGCCAGGCCGATCGCATCGCCGCCTCGGCTCGTGTCTCCAACCCCGGCTGCTACCCCACCGGGGCGCTGGGATTGCTTCGCCCATTGATTGACGCCGGGCTCGTCCCGACGGATTTTCCCGTCACCATCCAGGCCATCTCCGGCTACAGCGGAGGCGGCCGGGGGATGATCGAGGCTTATGAATTAACCGGCCCGGGTGCCTCGGCCGCGGCCCATAAGATGTACGCACTTGAACTCTCGCACAAGCATGTTCGCGAGATCCAGGCACACGCGCATCTCGATTTTAAACCCCTGTTCACTCCCGCCGTGGGGCGCTTCCGCCAGGGGATGCTCGTGCAGATTCCGCTCCATCTGCGCACCTTGCCCGGCGACGTGAGCGGGCGGGCCATTCATCAGGCGTTGGTCGCGCATTATGCCGGCACGCATCACGTGCGAGTCATGCCGTTGGACCCCCGGCCGGTCAATGACCTGGAGCCTGAGGCTCTGAATGACACGAATGACCTGGAATTGTTCGTCTTCGAGAATGCGGCCGAGCGCCAGGTGTTGCTGGTCGCCCGGCTCGACAATCTCGGCAAGGGTGCCTCGGGTGCAGCCGTGCAGAACTTGGAGCTGATGCTCGGCCTGGAACCTCGTCGCGCCTGA
- a CDS encoding DUF1559 domain-containing protein, with translation MRRPGPGVGRGFTMIELLTVIAITMVLFALLVPAVQSAREAARRIHCVNNLAQLALALQHYQSEHQVFPSGVVDGAGPIANRPPGYHMGWIVQILPEIEQGPAYHHLNFQHGVYAAANSTIAGVRIATLSCPSDPYRPIFEPDEPGAPIAVEHEQSNFAGCHNDRESRIRVTDRGMLFLNSSIRPEDVGDGTSQTIMLGEKLRNYGGLGWMSGTRATLRNTGSRPNARSSVGIDQMGQMEADDPLDEPVPDAIIKLPDGTITRRSQIDPVGGFSSSHPGGANTAFADGSVKFLKDTISRPVMWYLGNRDDGELLDSSSY, from the coding sequence ATGAGAAGGCCGGGACCTGGGGTGGGCCGCGGATTCACGATGATCGAGCTGCTGACCGTCATCGCCATCACGATGGTCCTGTTCGCGCTGCTGGTCCCCGCGGTGCAGTCGGCACGCGAGGCCGCCAGGCGGATCCATTGCGTCAACAATCTGGCTCAGCTAGCCCTGGCGTTGCAGCATTACCAGTCGGAACATCAGGTCTTCCCATCCGGGGTGGTCGACGGTGCCGGCCCGATCGCCAACAGGCCGCCGGGTTATCACATGGGCTGGATCGTTCAGATCCTGCCGGAGATCGAGCAGGGGCCGGCCTATCACCACCTGAACTTCCAGCACGGAGTTTACGCGGCGGCGAACTCGACCATCGCCGGCGTGCGAATCGCGACGCTCTCCTGCCCGTCGGACCCGTACAGGCCGATCTTCGAGCCCGACGAACCGGGGGCCCCGATTGCGGTCGAGCACGAGCAGTCGAACTTCGCGGGATGCCACAACGACCGCGAGTCGCGGATTCGCGTCACGGATCGGGGGATGCTGTTCCTGAACAGCTCCATCCGGCCGGAAGACGTCGGCGACGGGACGAGCCAGACGATCATGCTCGGGGAGAAGCTCCGGAATTACGGCGGACTTGGTTGGATGTCGGGTACCCGGGCAACCTTGCGAAACACCGGGTCGCGGCCCAATGCGAGGTCCTCGGTCGGGATCGACCAGATGGGACAGATGGAGGCCGACGACCCGCTCGACGAGCCGGTGCCGGATGCGATCATCAAGCTTCCCGACGGCACGATCACCCGTCGCTCGCAGATTGACCCTGTGGGGGGCTTCTCCAGCAGTCACCCCGGGGGGGCGAATACCGCATTCGCCGACGGGTCGGTGAAGTTCCTCAAGGACACGATTTCCAGGCCGGTGATGTGGTATCTCGGCAACCGCGACGATGGCGAACTGTTGGACTCCAGCAGCTATTAG
- a CDS encoding creatininase family protein, translating to MPSRASTEHRYEKLTWPEINDAVEMGPVCIIPCGAVEQHGPHLPLDVDLVCPNGIAHGAGRLLPGSIKVLPIVAYGYTGHVMDFPGTINVDYDHFIHQVLDITKSLAYHGFKKIVLLNGHGSNMPNLDLVARRTNLETDAECALAAWWNLLTVDKEFLPSWRESKFPGGCSHACELETSLYQYLDGDDVRTDQIKSGTISFNDEGSPFNWVDLFGAGPATTVSWTSSYSDTGVLGDAELGSAEKGKRAYDEAVKQLCRFVTWFKDRPKDVRKDMHRTPPTMPIPWGQRSFGG from the coding sequence ATGCCATCCCGCGCATCGACCGAACACCGCTACGAAAAGTTGACCTGGCCCGAGATCAACGACGCCGTCGAGATGGGGCCGGTCTGCATCATCCCCTGCGGCGCCGTCGAGCAGCACGGCCCGCACCTCCCGCTGGACGTCGACCTCGTCTGCCCCAACGGAATCGCGCACGGCGCGGGCCGGCTCTTGCCCGGATCGATCAAGGTACTGCCCATCGTGGCCTACGGCTACACCGGCCACGTGATGGACTTCCCCGGCACGATCAACGTCGACTACGACCACTTCATCCATCAGGTGCTGGACATCACCAAGAGCCTGGCCTACCACGGGTTCAAGAAGATCGTGCTCCTGAACGGGCACGGGTCGAACATGCCCAACCTCGACCTGGTGGCGAGGCGGACGAACCTGGAGACCGACGCCGAGTGCGCCCTGGCCGCCTGGTGGAACCTCCTGACGGTGGACAAGGAATTCCTGCCCAGCTGGCGCGAGAGCAAATTCCCCGGCGGGTGCAGCCACGCCTGCGAGCTGGAGACGTCGCTCTATCAATATCTGGATGGCGACGACGTGAGGACCGACCAGATCAAGAGCGGGACCATTTCGTTCAATGACGAAGGGAGCCCGTTCAACTGGGTCGACCTCTTCGGCGCCGGCCCCGCGACGACCGTGTCATGGACCAGCTCCTACTCCGACACCGGCGTGCTGGGCGACGCCGAGCTGGGCAGCGCCGAGAAGGGGAAGCGGGCCTACGACGAGGCGGTCAAGCAGCTCTGCCGGTTCGTGACCTGGTTCAAGGACCGGCCCAAGGACGTGCGCAAGGATATGCACCGGACCCCGCCGACCATGCCGATTCCCTGGGGACAGCGTTCGTTCGGGGGCTGA
- a CDS encoding cation:proton antiporter: MAHPDLIVTLTYGLAAALACGYAAFRLGLSPIVGYLLAGIVIGPHTPGIVVDTEIADQFAEIGVVLLMFGVGLQFHLEELLAVWHVAVPGAIARSLVVTILGALAGLALGWGWPASVVLGLSLSVASTVVLMRVLADFNELHTPSGHVAVGWLVVEDLFTVLVLVMLPLAFGEHSGPVDLARAAGLALLKVSGMIALTFVLGKRFIPWLLEQAALTRSRELFTLTVLVLALGIAVGSVRIFDVSMALGAFLAGMIVGRTDFSLRAATEALPMRDAFAVLFFVSVGIMFRPAYILEAPGTVAVTLAIVLLAKPAIAAAFMLLMRYPLSVAVPVALATAQIGEFSFILASAAQGLGVLGESVESLLVVCSIASISVNPPLYRNAGRIERFLGRHITLPGPRDTPTHVDETNSRTDRRRTRRGHRPRHRAVIVGHGPVGRTLLRLLSANRFDPVVIELNHLTVRRLNSEGTSAIYGDAIHRQILESAGLEHAVALFLTSSSMAGTPEVIRLAREINPKILIFVRTNYVREMAALRNRGADVVFSGEGEVAMSMTEFLLRQLHAGGDQIDRERERIRAEFLIASPDPEEIPANRLWSDEIGEAEARATDPEEVAGGLTERGDDHPPG; the protein is encoded by the coding sequence ATGGCGCATCCCGACCTGATCGTCACGCTGACCTATGGCCTCGCCGCGGCTCTGGCCTGCGGCTACGCCGCCTTCCGGCTCGGCCTCTCGCCGATCGTCGGCTACCTGCTCGCGGGCATTGTCATCGGCCCCCATACCCCGGGAATCGTCGTCGACACCGAGATAGCCGACCAGTTCGCCGAGATCGGCGTCGTCCTGCTGATGTTCGGCGTCGGCCTGCAATTCCACCTGGAGGAACTGCTGGCCGTGTGGCACGTCGCGGTGCCCGGGGCGATCGCCCGCAGCCTTGTCGTCACGATTCTGGGCGCTCTGGCGGGCCTGGCCCTGGGCTGGGGCTGGCCGGCGAGCGTCGTGCTCGGGCTGTCGCTCTCTGTGGCGAGCACCGTCGTCCTGATGCGTGTCCTGGCAGACTTCAACGAGCTGCACACCCCGTCCGGTCACGTCGCGGTGGGATGGCTCGTCGTGGAAGATCTCTTCACCGTCCTGGTGCTCGTCATGCTCCCCCTGGCTTTCGGCGAGCACTCGGGGCCGGTCGACCTGGCCCGGGCTGCGGGCCTGGCCCTGCTCAAGGTTAGCGGGATGATCGCGTTGACGTTCGTGCTGGGCAAGCGATTCATCCCCTGGCTGCTCGAGCAGGCGGCCCTCACCCGCTCGCGCGAGCTGTTCACGCTCACCGTCCTGGTGCTGGCGCTTGGCATCGCCGTCGGATCGGTGAGGATCTTCGACGTCTCGATGGCCCTAGGCGCGTTCCTCGCCGGGATGATCGTCGGCCGGACCGACTTCAGCCTCCGCGCCGCGACCGAAGCCCTCCCCATGCGAGATGCATTCGCGGTCCTCTTCTTCGTCTCCGTCGGCATCATGTTCCGCCCCGCGTACATCCTGGAGGCCCCCGGCACGGTGGCCGTCACGCTGGCCATCGTCCTGCTGGCCAAGCCCGCCATCGCCGCGGCGTTCATGCTCCTGATGCGTTATCCCCTCAGCGTCGCCGTGCCCGTGGCCCTGGCCACCGCACAGATCGGCGAGTTCTCCTTCATCCTGGCTTCCGCCGCCCAGGGCCTGGGCGTACTCGGCGAGTCCGTCGAGAGCCTTCTCGTCGTCTGCTCCATCGCCTCCATCTCCGTGAACCCGCCGCTCTATCGCAATGCCGGCCGTATTGAGCGGTTCCTCGGCCGTCACATCACATTACCGGGGCCGCGGGATACGCCGACACACGTCGACGAGACCAACAGCCGGACCGACCGCAGGCGGACCAGGCGCGGGCACAGGCCGCGGCACCGGGCGGTCATCGTCGGCCACGGCCCGGTCGGCCGGACGCTCCTTCGCCTCCTCAGTGCCAACCGGTTCGACCCGGTCGTGATCGAGCTGAATCACCTCACGGTCCGCCGCCTCAACAGCGAGGGGACCTCGGCGATCTACGGCGACGCCATCCACCGCCAGATCCTCGAGAGCGCCGGCCTGGAGCACGCCGTCGCCCTCTTCCTCACCAGCTCGAGTATGGCCGGGACCCCCGAGGTGATTCGCCTGGCTCGCGAGATCAACCCCAAGATCCTCATCTTCGTGCGGACCAACTACGTCCGCGAGATGGCCGCGCTGCGCAATCGGGGTGCCGACGTCGTCTTCTCGGGCGAGGGGGAGGTCGCCATGTCGATGACCGAGTTCCTCCTCCGCCAGCTCCACGCCGGCGGCGATCAGATCGACCGCGAACGCGAACGCATCCGCGCCGAGTTCCTCATCGCGTCGCCAGACCCCGAGGAGATCCCCGCCAACCGACTCTGGTCCGATGAGATCGGCGAGGCCGAGGCCCGGGCCACCGATCCGGAGGAAGTGGCCGGAGGCCTGACCGAGAGGGGTGATGATCACCCCCCTGGTTGA
- a CDS encoding TlpA disulfide reductase family protein has protein sequence MRWTRWPLGLAPLALMLTPAAMAQQAAPANSVEAIDGAFETARTALEVRRLESLAALAATQPADQAARTNEHLLRMAVNGDLYRQAEPFADQILARGDAPALVSFYASLVNLIAEADRGAFDEASRDLRAAIDIAKTKAGRSSEYPPSSIVTTLCEAYYQRLLRAGRLDVARRDFALALSAASDPVVVDYLKGRLERLEMVGKPAPALAGPDLDGKNVSLADFKGEAVLVVFWTTWQLSNAEDVRSIRDALATYQAKGLKVIGVNLDALQAGNDDPAKVLALVRRYALDNNVTWPTLINGEGPKNHAAAYHVAEVPANVLIGRDGNVLDLDLTRQTMTGSISKALEAR, from the coding sequence ATGCGATGGACACGATGGCCCCTGGGCCTGGCCCCTCTGGCCTTGATGCTGACCCCGGCCGCCATGGCCCAGCAGGCCGCACCGGCGAATTCCGTCGAGGCCATCGATGGCGCGTTCGAAACGGCCAGGACCGCCCTCGAAGTGCGCCGACTCGAGAGCCTGGCCGCACTCGCCGCGACCCAGCCCGCCGACCAGGCGGCCCGCACCAACGAGCACCTGCTGCGCATGGCGGTGAACGGCGACCTGTACCGCCAGGCCGAGCCCTTCGCCGACCAGATCCTCGCCCGAGGGGACGCTCCGGCCCTCGTCAGCTTCTACGCGTCGCTGGTGAACCTGATCGCCGAGGCCGACCGGGGCGCCTTCGATGAGGCGTCGCGCGACCTGCGAGCCGCGATCGACATCGCCAAGACGAAGGCGGGTCGCTCGTCCGAGTATCCCCCTTCTTCGATCGTCACCACCCTCTGCGAGGCCTATTACCAGCGCCTGCTGCGGGCAGGCCGCCTCGACGTCGCCCGTCGAGACTTCGCCCTGGCCCTCTCCGCCGCGTCCGACCCCGTCGTGGTCGACTACCTCAAGGGCCGCCTTGAACGCCTGGAGATGGTGGGCAAGCCCGCGCCCGCGCTAGCCGGCCCCGACCTGGACGGCAAGAACGTGAGCCTGGCCGACTTCAAGGGCGAGGCTGTACTCGTCGTGTTCTGGACGACGTGGCAGCTCTCCAACGCCGAGGACGTCCGATCAATCCGCGACGCCCTGGCGACCTATCAAGCCAAGGGCCTGAAGGTCATCGGCGTGAACCTCGACGCCTTGCAGGCGGGCAACGACGACCCCGCCAAGGTCCTGGCGCTGGTTCGTCGCTATGCCCTGGACAACAACGTCACCTGGCCCACGCTCATCAACGGCGAAGGTCCGAAGAATCACGCCGCGGCCTATCACGTGGCCGAGGTCCCCGCCAACGTCCTGATCGGCCGCGACGGGAACGTCCTCGATCTCGACCTCACCCGCCAGACGATGACCGGATCGATCTCGAAGGCCCTGGAAGCCCGCTAA
- a CDS encoding SGNH/GDSL hydrolase family protein translates to MKRTTALALALAWLATSPAQAAGPAPIELKDGDRVVLVGGTFVERDQSFGYFETEVTRRNPGKSILFRNLGWSGDTVWGESRAGFGTAEDGFRQLKGQVALIKPTLILVHYGANESFAGSQGLPHFVEGLDRLLDMLAETKARIALVSPIRAEDLGRPLPDPSRHNADLALYSAEISKVAARRGLPFVDILDVDGSKLNPPAKLTQDEIQLNALGSWLTARTLADRAFGAVEDGWQVELEPGKAMSKGAEVAVAPAPSDGWKLGPKFRLTDAVLAAPASPAGGHTGRKLAVKGLDDSAKYTLKVDGKALVTANGKAWAAGIAIEGGPDAAQVETLRSTIGRKNSLYFYRWRPQNETYLFGFRKHEQGNNAREIPMFDPLVAEQESAIAGLRVPTPRTYELVREGEVKS, encoded by the coding sequence TTGAAACGCACCACGGCCCTGGCGCTGGCCCTGGCGTGGCTGGCCACGTCGCCGGCCCAAGCCGCAGGCCCGGCACCCATCGAGCTGAAGGACGGCGACCGCGTCGTCCTGGTCGGCGGCACGTTCGTCGAGCGCGACCAGTCGTTCGGCTACTTTGAGACCGAAGTGACCCGGCGTAATCCCGGCAAGTCGATCCTCTTCCGCAACCTCGGCTGGAGCGGCGACACCGTCTGGGGCGAGTCGCGCGCCGGCTTCGGCACCGCCGAGGACGGATTTCGCCAGCTCAAGGGGCAGGTCGCCCTCATCAAGCCGACCCTGATCCTGGTGCACTACGGCGCGAACGAGTCGTTCGCCGGCTCGCAGGGCCTGCCGCACTTCGTCGAGGGGCTGGACAGGCTGCTCGACATGCTCGCGGAGACCAAGGCGCGAATCGCCCTCGTCTCGCCCATCAGGGCCGAAGACCTGGGCCGGCCTCTCCCCGACCCGTCGCGACATAATGCCGACCTGGCCCTGTACTCGGCCGAGATCAGCAAGGTGGCCGCGCGCCGGGGGTTGCCGTTCGTCGATATCCTCGATGTCGATGGGTCGAAGCTCAACCCGCCCGCCAAGCTGACCCAGGACGAGATCCAGCTCAACGCGCTGGGCTCGTGGCTGACCGCCCGCACCCTGGCCGATCGCGCCTTTGGAGCGGTTGAAGATGGCTGGCAGGTGGAACTGGAGCCCGGGAAGGCTATGTCGAAGGGGGCCGAGGTGGCGGTGGCTCCGGCGCCTTCGGATGGCTGGAAGTTGGGTCCGAAATTCCGCCTAACTGATGCCGTCCTGGCCGCCCCCGCGAGCCCGGCCGGCGGCCATACGGGCCGAAAACTGGCGGTGAAGGGCCTCGACGATTCGGCGAAATACACGCTCAAGGTCGACGGCAAGGCGCTCGTCACGGCCAACGGCAAGGCCTGGGCCGCCGGAATCGCGATCGAAGGGGGCCCCGACGCCGCCCAGGTCGAGACGCTCCGGTCCACGATCGGCCGCAAGAACTCGCTCTACTTCTACCGCTGGCGGCCCCAGAACGAGACCTACCTGTTCGGCTTCCGCAAGCACGAGCAGGGGAACAACGCCCGCGAGATCCCCATGTTCGACCCCTTGGTCGCGGAGCAGGAGTCGGCCATCGCCGGGCTCCGCGTCCCGACCCCCCGCACTTATGAGCTCGTCCGCGAAGGCGAGGTGAAGTCATGA
- a CDS encoding M20/M25/M40 family metallo-hydrolase has product MDAQAFAAAIRPFIRPDRLVDTARRLVAVPSRTAEAGPAADMLAQILAEDGFEVERPVADHPASPAVVVRFSASKPGRTLQFDGHIDVVHLPYVAPTLEGDLLKGSGSCDMKGGLAAAVEALRAVRDSGLLAAGGILLTAHDHHEAPWGDGRQFDRLIRDGIVGDAVLIPEPLFDRLPTAGRGAATWTVTFRREGIPVHEVMRPAGQPSVIAAGARLVELAWELNDRLSAKSDPVAGAESVFVGQIHAGEIYNQAPVSCFVEGTRRWLPGTSREHVETEFRALIAEVETKTGTTADVQFRFIRDAFRLNLDHPFVSVFRDAYRETSPGNVGLPDGPKPFVDDGNSVYALAGVPAITHGPRAGGQHTVDEWVSVEDLVRVANLYATAALVFCQ; this is encoded by the coding sequence ATGGACGCCCAAGCATTCGCCGCCGCCATCCGACCCTTCATCCGGCCCGATCGCCTGGTCGACACCGCCAGGCGCCTGGTCGCCGTCCCCAGCCGCACCGCCGAGGCCGGCCCCGCCGCCGACATGCTCGCGCAAATCCTGGCCGAGGACGGATTCGAGGTCGAACGACCCGTTGCCGATCACCCCGCCAGCCCGGCCGTTGTCGTCCGGTTCTCGGCGTCCAAACCGGGGCGGACCCTCCAGTTTGACGGCCACATCGACGTCGTCCACCTCCCGTATGTCGCCCCCACCCTCGAAGGCGATCTCCTGAAAGGGAGCGGGTCGTGCGACATGAAGGGTGGACTGGCTGCCGCGGTCGAGGCCCTACGTGCCGTGCGAGACTCGGGCCTGCTCGCCGCAGGCGGAATTCTTCTGACCGCTCATGACCATCATGAAGCCCCCTGGGGCGACGGCCGCCAGTTCGACCGTCTGATTCGCGACGGCATCGTGGGCGACGCCGTCTTGATCCCGGAACCTCTTTTCGACCGCCTACCAACCGCCGGCCGAGGCGCCGCCACATGGACGGTTACCTTCCGCCGCGAAGGGATTCCTGTCCACGAGGTCATGCGCCCCGCTGGCCAGCCTAGCGTCATCGCGGCGGGAGCCAGGCTCGTCGAACTGGCCTGGGAACTCAACGACCGACTTTCCGCCAAGTCCGACCCGGTCGCTGGCGCCGAGTCCGTCTTCGTCGGCCAGATCCACGCCGGTGAGATCTACAATCAGGCGCCCGTCTCTTGCTTCGTCGAGGGCACCCGACGCTGGCTTCCCGGCACGTCCCGCGAGCACGTCGAGACCGAGTTCCGCGCCTTGATCGCCGAAGTTGAGACCAAGACCGGCACCACCGCCGATGTCCAGTTCCGGTTCATCCGCGACGCCTTCCGCCTGAACCTTGATCACCCGTTCGTGTCCGTCTTCCGCGACGCCTATCGCGAAACCTCGCCGGGCAACGTCGGGCTGCCCGACGGCCCGAAGCCATTCGTCGACGACGGGAACAGCGTCTACGCCCTCGCGGGCGTCCCGGCGATCACCCACGGGCCTCGCGCGGGGGGGCAGCATACCGTCGATGAGTGGGTCTCGGTGGAAGACCTCGTGCGCGTGGCCAACCTGTATGCGACGGCGGCACTCGTCTTCTGCCAGTAG